The following proteins are co-located in the Sporosarcina pasteurii genome:
- a CDS encoding replicative DNA helicase, giving the protein MTKRSEQIEKSVLGTMLNENYLITDSGIKVDFFVSQIHKHIFQCMQELIANRRPVDYVTILTIMEPSALGGANYLADLTSFTNPTKFDSYVEVMLESWKNREKNKILVQAREEDWEIGTIQKAFEDLEQEGSAGLETSIKTDLVRMAERPYEPMEHVPGVTTGLCDLDKILDGFQPAELIIIAARPSMGKTDTLNHFALHAGLNGYKPIIFSLEMSKKSMIDRLIATTGGYNRLRMRDPYQHFSKEQKSTWMPVLARLDKANIHIDERAGLKVSQMKAAARKIINTEPQLKPIIFIDYLQIIQGDLPYGNRTEIVGQISSDLKQMAKEFDCPVVCLSQLNRGVETRDNKRPMMSDLRDSGNIEQDADVIGFLYRDDYYDKDTEKPNLLEINIAKHRNGPTGTVTVRYVKETGMKYELACGKDGVKWRQ; this is encoded by the coding sequence ATGACGAAGCGTAGTGAACAAATTGAGAAAAGCGTATTAGGCACAATGTTGAACGAGAACTATTTAATTACTGACAGTGGGATCAAGGTGGATTTCTTCGTCAGTCAAATTCACAAACACATTTTTCAGTGCATGCAAGAATTAATCGCGAATCGACGTCCAGTTGACTATGTAACAATCCTAACAATAATGGAGCCTTCAGCCCTTGGTGGTGCGAATTACTTGGCAGATCTCACAAGTTTTACGAATCCAACGAAATTTGATAGCTATGTTGAAGTGATGCTAGAATCGTGGAAAAATCGTGAGAAAAACAAAATCCTTGTACAGGCGAGAGAAGAAGACTGGGAAATCGGGACAATCCAAAAAGCTTTTGAGGATCTAGAACAAGAAGGAAGTGCAGGTCTCGAAACGAGTATTAAAACGGATTTAGTGCGCATGGCTGAAAGGCCTTACGAACCGATGGAACATGTGCCAGGTGTGACAACGGGGTTATGTGACTTAGATAAAATACTCGACGGATTCCAACCAGCAGAACTCATTATCATTGCCGCAAGACCTTCGATGGGAAAGACAGACACATTAAATCATTTCGCACTGCATGCCGGGTTAAACGGTTATAAGCCCATTATCTTTTCACTAGAAATGAGTAAGAAGTCAATGATCGACAGACTTATCGCCACGACAGGTGGGTATAACCGGCTTCGTATGCGCGATCCCTATCAACATTTCTCCAAGGAGCAAAAGTCGACCTGGATGCCGGTACTCGCTCGATTGGACAAAGCCAATATCCATATCGATGAACGGGCCGGGCTGAAAGTATCACAAATGAAAGCGGCAGCAAGAAAAATCATTAATACTGAACCACAATTGAAACCTATTATTTTCATAGATTACTTACAAATTATCCAAGGTGATCTCCCATATGGCAACCGGACTGAAATCGTCGGACAAATTAGCAGTGACTTGAAGCAAATGGCAAAAGAATTTGACTGTCCCGTTGTTTGTCTTTCACAGCTAAACCGTGGTGTTGAAACACGAGATAATAAAAGGCCGATGATGAGCGACTTACGCGACTCCGGAAATATAGAACAAGATGCCGATGTCATTGGGTTTTTATACCGAGATGACTACTACGACAAAGACACAGAAAAACCGAATCTATTAGAAATTAATATTGCAAAACACCGTAACGGACCGACTGGAACGGTGACCGTGCGATATGTAAAAGAAACAGGCATGAAATATGAATTGGCATGCGGAAAGGATGGCGTAAAATGGCGACAGTAA